In the Juglans microcarpa x Juglans regia isolate MS1-56 chromosome 6D, Jm3101_v1.0, whole genome shotgun sequence genome, one interval contains:
- the LOC121235815 gene encoding basic leucine zipper 61-like, with the protein MAQLPPKIPTMAQNWHSSSHQRMPISTANFVPTSNINTSTSMATATATAQQQQPSWVDEFLDFSSSRRGAHRRSMSDSIAFLEAPFIEECRNINPTNGTSLMHGASGFDRLDDEQLMSMFSDDISVPLPPTVSSSNASTPSDHNSIDEENKAIMPLDQQLKSEPGEVESSCKPEQQAPRTSAIPTGDSVFDPKRVKRILANRQSAQRSRVRKLQYISELERSVTTLQTEVSALSPRVAFLDHQRLILNVDNSALKQRIAALAQDKIFKDAHQEALKKEIERLRQIYHQQNLKKMSSPGNQNAAGAASQAQQPPSSDTLGCTAN; encoded by the exons atggCACAATTACCGCCCAAGATACCAACCATGGCTCAAAATTGGCATTCTTCTTCTCACCAAAGAATGCCCATTTCCACCGCAAATTTCGTTCCCACCAGCAATATTAATACTTCCACTTCCATGgccaccgccaccgccaccgccCAACAACAACAACCCTCTTGGGTGGATGAGTTCCTTGACTTCTCATCCTCCCGGCGCGGTGCCCACCGCCGCTCCATGAGCGACTCCATAGCCTTCCTCGAGGCGCCATTCATCGAGGAATGCCGGAATATCAATCCTACCAACGGCACCTCGCTGATGCATGGCGCCAGCGGCTTCGACCGCTTGGACGACGAGCAGCTCATGTCAATGTTCTCCGACGACATCTCCGTCCCGCTGCCGCCCACTGTATCTTCCTCCAACGCCTCCACGCCGTCCGACCACAACAGCATTGACGAAGAGAATAAGGCAATAATGCCGCTGGACCAACAACTCAAAAGTGAACCGGGCGAGGTAGAAAGCTCATGCAAACCCGAGCAACAAGCGCCACGAACCTCCGCCATCCCCACCGGAGACTCCGTCTTCGATCCTAAGAGGGTCAAAAG AATCTTGGCAAATCGGCAATCAGCGCAGAGGTCAAGAGTGAGGAAACTACAGTATATTTCGGAGCTTGAACGGAGCGTGACAACATTACAG ACGGAAGTATCAGCATTGTCACCAAGGGTTGCATTCTTGGACCACCAAAGGTTGATACTTAATGTTGATAATAGCGCTCTCAAGCAACGGATTGCTGCTTTGGCTCAAGATAAGATTTTCAAAGATG CTCATCAAGAGGCATTAAAGAAGGAAATAGAGAGATTAAGGCAAATCTATCACCAACAGAACCTAAAGAAGATGAGCAGCCCAGGCAATCAAAATGCAGCAGGAGCAGCATCACAAGCACAGCAGCCCCCAAGTTCTGATACCTTGGGATGTACGGCCAATTAG